The following are encoded in a window of Cucurbita pepo subsp. pepo cultivar mu-cu-16 chromosome LG12, ASM280686v2, whole genome shotgun sequence genomic DNA:
- the LOC111807267 gene encoding carboxyl-terminal-processing peptidase 2, chloroplastic-like isoform X2, which produces MEFLSSCASSSSSQRFAFFNVQHQNTLSSRATVKVLPWNFSVVGLGRSTRLSADGRERILGCNCGSNRVLLFRQSWRYRSCLASSFDLISLNYLYVFNWNIYQVNFRRIRSSLGKFRQRFSVKLARVMVCVMLVMSVSSTFGGTPSQALTEENLLFLEAWRTIDRAYIDKTFNGQSWFRYRENALRNEPMNTREETYTAIKKMLATLGDPFTRFLEPEKFKSLQSGTQGAFTGVGLSIGYRTNVDGPAGLVVISAAPGGPAERAGITSGDVLLAIDDTTTESMGIYDAAERLQGPEGSSVQLTVQSGPSVKHLDLVREKVAINPVKSRICELPGSGDNSSKIGYIKLTSFTQKASGAVKEAIDYLRSNKVNAFVLDLRDNSGGLFPEGVEIAKIWLDKGVIVYICDSRGVRDIYDSDGSSSIAASEPLAVLVNKGTASASEILAGALKDNKRAILFGEPTYGKGKIQSVFKLSDGSGLAVTVARYETPAHIDIDKVGVIPDRPLPASFPKDGDGFCSCFEDAASACNVNRLQLFSR; this is translated from the exons ATGGAGTTCCTTTCGAGCTGCGCTTCTTCTTCGTCCTCACAGCGTTTCGCTTTCTTCAATGTCCAGCATCAAAATACTCTTAGTTCTCGCGCCACTGTAAAG GTATTGCCATGGAACTTTTCTGTGGTTGGTCTTGGTCGATCGACGAGGCTCAGTGCCGATGGTCGGGAGAGAATTTTGGGCTGTAATTGTGGATCAAATCGTGTTTTGTTGTTTCGCCAGTCTTGGAGATATCGTTCCTGTTTGGCTTCTTCGTTTGATTTGATATCCTTGAATTATCTGTATGTGTTCAATTGGAATATATACCAGGTGAATTTCCGAAGAATCAGGAGTTCTTTGGGAAAATTTAGACAGCGTTTCTCTGTAAAACTTGCTCGAGTGATGGTCTGCGTGATGCTAGTAATGTCAGTTTCTTCTACTTTTGGCGGCACTCCATCAC AGGCCCTCACTGAAGAGAACCTACTGTTTTTGGAGGCGTGGAGGACAATAGATCGTGCATATATTGATAAGACCTTTAATGGGCAAAGTTGGTTTCGTTACAGAGAAAATGCATTGAGAAATGAACCCATGAATACGCGAGAAGAGACCT aTACTGCAATAAAGAAGATGCTCGCGACTCTTGGTGATCCCTTCACTCGATTTTTAGAACctgaaaagtttaaaagtttgCAG TCTGGTACTCAAGGTGCTTTTACAGGTGTAGGACTGTCCATTGGTTATCGCACCAATGTAGATGGACCTGCTGGGCTTGTTGTCATTTCAGCTGCACCAGGGGGCCCTGCAGAAAGAGCTGGTATTACTTCTGGTGATGTTCTTCTGGCAATTGATGATACTACCACAGAATCCATGGGCATATATGATGCGGCAGAGCGATTGCA AGGACCAGAAGGAAGTTCTGTGCAATTGACCGTTCAAAGTGGCCCAAGTGTAAAGCATCTTGATTTAGT GCGAGAGAAAGTTGCAATAAATCCAGTGAAGTCCAGAATCTGTGAGTTGCCTGGCTCAGGGGACAACTCCTCTAAGATTGGTTACATCAAGCTTACGTCATTTACTCAAAAGGCATCTG GTGCTGTGAAAGAAGCGATTGATTATTTAAGGAGTAACAAGGTTAATGCCTTTGTACTTGACCTTCGGGATAATAG TGGTGGTCTTTTTCCAGAAGGAGTTGAGATTGCCAAGATTTG GTTGGACAAAGGCGTTATAGTGTATATTTGCGATAGTCGTGGTGTCCGAGATATATATGATTCAGATGGAAGTAGCTCTATAGCAGCTTCAGAACCTTTAGCTGTGTTG GTGAACAAGGGAACTGCTAGTGCTAGTGAAATACTAGCCGGAGCATTGAAGGACAACAAGCGTGCTATATTATTTGGAGAACCAACCTATGGGAAAGG CAAGATTCAGTCAGTCTTTAAACTATCAGACGGTTCTGGCTTGGCTGTGACAGTGGCTCGTTACGAGACACCAGCTCACATCGACATTGACAAG GTAGGAGTGATTCCAGACCGTCCGCTACCAGCATCATTCCCAAAGGATGGAGATGGTTTCTGTAGCTGCTTTGAGGATGCAGCTTCTGCTTGCAATGTCAACAGGTTACAACTATTTTCAAGATGA
- the LOC111807267 gene encoding carboxyl-terminal-processing peptidase 2, chloroplastic-like isoform X1, with protein sequence MEFLSSCASSSSSQRFAFFNVQHQNTLSSRATVKSQVLPWNFSVVGLGRSTRLSADGRERILGCNCGSNRVLLFRQSWRYRSCLASSFDLISLNYLYVFNWNIYQVNFRRIRSSLGKFRQRFSVKLARVMVCVMLVMSVSSTFGGTPSQALTEENLLFLEAWRTIDRAYIDKTFNGQSWFRYRENALRNEPMNTREETYTAIKKMLATLGDPFTRFLEPEKFKSLQSGTQGAFTGVGLSIGYRTNVDGPAGLVVISAAPGGPAERAGITSGDVLLAIDDTTTESMGIYDAAERLQGPEGSSVQLTVQSGPSVKHLDLVREKVAINPVKSRICELPGSGDNSSKIGYIKLTSFTQKASGAVKEAIDYLRSNKVNAFVLDLRDNSGGLFPEGVEIAKIWLDKGVIVYICDSRGVRDIYDSDGSSSIAASEPLAVLVNKGTASASEILAGALKDNKRAILFGEPTYGKGKIQSVFKLSDGSGLAVTVARYETPAHIDIDKVGVIPDRPLPASFPKDGDGFCSCFEDAASACNVNRLQLFSR encoded by the exons ATGGAGTTCCTTTCGAGCTGCGCTTCTTCTTCGTCCTCACAGCGTTTCGCTTTCTTCAATGTCCAGCATCAAAATACTCTTAGTTCTCGCGCCACTGTAAAG TCGCAGGTATTGCCATGGAACTTTTCTGTGGTTGGTCTTGGTCGATCGACGAGGCTCAGTGCCGATGGTCGGGAGAGAATTTTGGGCTGTAATTGTGGATCAAATCGTGTTTTGTTGTTTCGCCAGTCTTGGAGATATCGTTCCTGTTTGGCTTCTTCGTTTGATTTGATATCCTTGAATTATCTGTATGTGTTCAATTGGAATATATACCAGGTGAATTTCCGAAGAATCAGGAGTTCTTTGGGAAAATTTAGACAGCGTTTCTCTGTAAAACTTGCTCGAGTGATGGTCTGCGTGATGCTAGTAATGTCAGTTTCTTCTACTTTTGGCGGCACTCCATCAC AGGCCCTCACTGAAGAGAACCTACTGTTTTTGGAGGCGTGGAGGACAATAGATCGTGCATATATTGATAAGACCTTTAATGGGCAAAGTTGGTTTCGTTACAGAGAAAATGCATTGAGAAATGAACCCATGAATACGCGAGAAGAGACCT aTACTGCAATAAAGAAGATGCTCGCGACTCTTGGTGATCCCTTCACTCGATTTTTAGAACctgaaaagtttaaaagtttgCAG TCTGGTACTCAAGGTGCTTTTACAGGTGTAGGACTGTCCATTGGTTATCGCACCAATGTAGATGGACCTGCTGGGCTTGTTGTCATTTCAGCTGCACCAGGGGGCCCTGCAGAAAGAGCTGGTATTACTTCTGGTGATGTTCTTCTGGCAATTGATGATACTACCACAGAATCCATGGGCATATATGATGCGGCAGAGCGATTGCA AGGACCAGAAGGAAGTTCTGTGCAATTGACCGTTCAAAGTGGCCCAAGTGTAAAGCATCTTGATTTAGT GCGAGAGAAAGTTGCAATAAATCCAGTGAAGTCCAGAATCTGTGAGTTGCCTGGCTCAGGGGACAACTCCTCTAAGATTGGTTACATCAAGCTTACGTCATTTACTCAAAAGGCATCTG GTGCTGTGAAAGAAGCGATTGATTATTTAAGGAGTAACAAGGTTAATGCCTTTGTACTTGACCTTCGGGATAATAG TGGTGGTCTTTTTCCAGAAGGAGTTGAGATTGCCAAGATTTG GTTGGACAAAGGCGTTATAGTGTATATTTGCGATAGTCGTGGTGTCCGAGATATATATGATTCAGATGGAAGTAGCTCTATAGCAGCTTCAGAACCTTTAGCTGTGTTG GTGAACAAGGGAACTGCTAGTGCTAGTGAAATACTAGCCGGAGCATTGAAGGACAACAAGCGTGCTATATTATTTGGAGAACCAACCTATGGGAAAGG CAAGATTCAGTCAGTCTTTAAACTATCAGACGGTTCTGGCTTGGCTGTGACAGTGGCTCGTTACGAGACACCAGCTCACATCGACATTGACAAG GTAGGAGTGATTCCAGACCGTCCGCTACCAGCATCATTCCCAAAGGATGGAGATGGTTTCTGTAGCTGCTTTGAGGATGCAGCTTCTGCTTGCAATGTCAACAGGTTACAACTATTTTCAAGATGA
- the LOC111807078 gene encoding uncharacterized protein LOC111807078 translates to MMRASFGAFDDSNSPSTSTPPLPPRISQPGPAYPSSRQRVSNVFQLLAQREVSPRTKCASRRFWGDSHDRQCDSVGPRCEAARDAKQGLISWVEAESLRHLSAKYCPLLPPPRSTIAAAFSPDGRTLASTHGDHTVKIIDCQTGTCLKVLSGHRRTPWVVRFHPLRPEILASGSLDYDVRLWDANTAECIGSRDFYRPIASIAFHAQGELLAVASGHKLYIWHYNKRGETPSPTIVLRTRRSLRAVHFHPHAAQFLLTAEVNDLDTSESAITLATSPGYVQYPPPTVYFADAQSSDRSSLVDGLPLMSFPLLIWPSFSKENRRMSMHRTEAEPGAGRLQRVDPSASVRLLTYSTPSGQYELVLSPIDPNSSSPVPEETGTNPYSNEMETEVSETAVDASENMEVQNEVRNNQNFPFNDPWELPFLQGWLIGQSQASQPALRPHNDDVREHSSAASDIGGIHAPLTSLIPSSVSQSRGRRSGSRNRSLRSHVPVPVSGSDEGASMSTSIPDESDPQPIVSRIQSELAASLAAVAAAELPCTVKLRIWSHDVKNPCAPLDDERCRLIIPHAVLCSEMGAHFSPCGRFLAACVACMLPHMEADPGFQSHANNDATGAATSPTRHPVSAQQVMYELRIYSLEEATFGMILASRAIRAAHCLTSIQFSPTSEHLLLAYGRRHSSLLKSVVVDGETTVPIYTILEVYRVSDMELVRVLPSAEDEVNVACFHPSVGGGVVYGTKEGKLRILQYDSSQAFNHSTYGGFLDENMLEVPTYALEC, encoded by the exons ATgatgagagcttcatttggGGCTTTTGACGATTCTAATTCTCCTTCCACATCGACCCCACCGCTGCCGCCTCGCATTTCTCAGCCTGGTCCGGCTTACCCCTCGAGCAGGCAAAG AGTCAGTAATGTTTTTCAACTTTTAGCCCAGAGGGAGGTTTCTCCTCGAACGAAATGTGCATCAAGGAGATTTTGGGGAGATTCTCATGACCGCCAATGTGATTCGGTTGGGCCGAGATGTGAAGCAGCTAGAGATGCTAAGCAGGGACTTATCTCATG GGTTGAGGCTGAATCACTACGCCATCTTTCAgctaaatattgtcctcttttgccTCCTCCAAGGTCAACAATTGCAGCAGCATTCAGCCCTGATGGGAGAACGCTTGCTTCTACACA TGGGGATCATACTGTAAAAATCATTGATTGCCAAACTGGGACCTGCTTAAAGGTGCTGAGTGGTCATCGGAGAACCCCTTGGGTG GTCAGATTCCATCCACTGCGCCCTGAAATTCTTGCTAGTGGAAGTTTGGATTATGATGTTCGACTCTGGGATGCAAACACGGCAGAATGCATTGGCTCTCGTGATTTCT ATCGTCCCATTGCATCCATAGCTTTCCATGCCCAAGGAGAGCTTCTTGCTGTGGCATCGGGTCATAAG CTTTACATTTGGCACTACAACAAAAGAGGGGAGACACCCTCACCAACCATTGTTTTAAGGACACGGCGATCGTTGCGTGCGGTGCATTTTCACCCACATGCAGCCCAATTCCTTTTAACTGCTGAG GTCAATGATCTTGATACATCAGAATCTGCCATAACATTAGCAACATCTCCTGGATATGTGCAATATCCACCTCCTACCGTATATTTTGCCGATGCACAATCTTCTGATCGTTCTAGTTTGGTGGATGGCCTACCTTTGATGTCCTTTCCTCTGTTGATATGGCCTTCattttctaaagaaaataGGAGAATGTCGATGCATCGAACAGAAGCAGAACCTGGTGCAGGGAGATTACAAAGAGTTGATCCGTCTGCTTCAGTACGGCTTTTAACATATTCAACACCGTCAGGACAGTATGAACTTGTGTTGTCACCCATTGATCCTAATAGCTCATCACCAGTTCCAGAAGAAACTGGAACCAATCCTTACTCGAATGAAATGGAAACAGAAGTTTCAGAAACTGCGGTGGATGCTTCAGAGAATATGGAAGTGCAGAACGAAGTGAggaataatcaaaattttccttttaatgaCCCTTGGGAACTTCCTTTCTTGCAAGGGTGGTTAATTGGCCAAAGTCAAGCTAGTCAACCTGCTCTTCGGCCACACAATGATGATGTTCGTGAACATTCTTCTGCAGCATCTGATATAGGAGGAATTCATGCTCCACTTACTTCGTTAATTCCTAGCAGTGTTAGCCAAAGCAGAGGTAGGAGATCTGGTTCAAGAAATCGTTCTTTACGTTCTCATGTGCCCGTGCCTGTAAGTGGGTCAGATGAAGGTGCTAGTATGAGTACCTCAATTCCTGATGAAAGTGATCCACAACCTATTGTCAGTAGAATTCAGTCTGAGCTTGCTGCCTCTTTGGCAGCAGTAGCAGCTGCTGAGTTACCTTGTACTGTGAAACTCAGGATATGGTCACATGATGTTAAAAATCCTTGTGCTCCACTGGATGATGAAAGATGTCGGTTAATCATTCCGCATGCCGTTCTTTGTAG TGAAATGGGTGCCCATTTTTCACCTTGTGGGAGATTTTTGGCAGCATGTGTGGCATGTATGTTGCCACATATGGAAGCTGATCCTGGATTCCAAAGCCATGCTAATAATGATGCAACTGGTGCTGCAACATCACCTACACGACACCCAGTTTCGGCTCAGCAGGTCATGTACGAGCTTCGAATATACTCTCTGGAGGAGGCAAC GTTTGGTATGATACTAGCATCTCGAGCAATAAGAGCTGCTCATTGTCTAACATCTATACAG TTCTCTCCCACATCAGAACATCTATTACTTGCTTACGGCCGTCGCCATAGTTCACTTCTTAAAAGTGTTGTTGTAGATGGAGAGACAACTGTGCCCATATACACTATACTTGAG GTTTACAGAGTTTCTGACATGGAACTTGTGAGAGTTCTTCCGAGTGCCGAGGACGAGGTAAATGTGGCTTGTTTTCATCCCTCGGTGGGAGGCGGTGTTGTCTACGGGACCAAG GAGGGGAAGTTGAGAATCCTTCAATATGATAGTTCTCAAGCCTTTAATCATTCAACATATGGTGGTTTTCTTGATGAAAACATGCTTGAG GTTCCGACATATGCCTTAGAATGCTAG